The genomic window CCGGCGATCCCCACGATCTCGCCCTTGCGGACATCGAAGGAGACGTTCTTGACCATCGGCACGCCGCGCCCGTCGTGAACGGTGAGATTGCGCACCGAAAGCGCGACCTCGCCCGGATTGGCCGCGCCCTTTTCCACGCGCAGCAGCACGCGGCGGCCGACCATCAGTTCGGCGAGTTCCTCCACCGTCGTCTCGGCGGTGTTGCGCGTCGCCACCATCTCGCCGCGGCGCATGACGGAGACCTTGTCGGTGATCGCCATGATCTCGCGCAGCTTGTGGGTGATCAGGATAACGGTCTTGCCCTGGTCGCGCAGCATGCCGAGGATCCGGAACAGGTGATCGGCTTCCGACGGCGTCAGCACCCCGGTCGGTTCATCCAGGATCAGGATTTCGGCGCCGCGAAACATCGCCTTCAGGATTTCGACGCGCTGCTGCAGGCCGACCGGCAATTCTTCGATCACCGCGTCGGGATCGACCTCCAGGCCGTATTCGCTTTCAAGCCGCTTCAGTTCCTTGCGGGCGTTGCCCGCGCCCTTCGCCAGCAACGGGCCGCCCTCGGCGCCGAGCATGAGGTTTTCCAGCACGGTGAAATCCTCCACCAGCATGAAATGCTGATGCACCATGCCGATGCCGGCATCGATCGCGACATCGGTGTCGGTGATCACCAGTTTTTCGCCATTGACTCTGATTTCGCCTTGATCGGCCTGATAGAAGCCATAGAGGATCGACATCAGGGTCGATTTGCCGGCCCCGTTTTCGCCGATAATGCCGTGGATCGTGCCCTTTTCAACCGTGAGGTTGATGTCCTTGTTGGCGCGGACCGGGCCAAAGCTTTTGTCGATGCCGATGAGTTCGATCGCGGGGCTCAAATGCTCTTGTACTCCAACAGGTGGTTGCCGTAGCCCTTGTGGAAAGACGTTCGCCGGAGGCGGGTGCTGCCGGATTGCAGGCGGGAGCGCCGGCCGGAATTGAAAAGCCGGGCGTCGGCTGATCAGCAGACGCCCGGCGAGGTTCAGATCAATTGGGGCAGGTATTGTCGACGGCGTAGTCGTGCACCTCGATCTCACCGGAGATGATGCCTTCCTTCGCCTTTTCGACGGCGGCCATCATCTCGTCGGTGATCAGCGGCTTGTTGTCGTCGTCATAGGCCCAGCCGACGCCGTTCTCGGCCACGCCGAGGCTGTTGACGCCGGGCTCGAACGTACCGTCCTGCGTGCCCTTGAAAGCCTCGTAGACGGCGTTGTCGACGCGCTTGACCATCGAGGTCAGAACCGAGCCCGGATGGACGTAATTCTGGTTGGAATCGACGCCGATCGAATATTTCTCGGCATCGGCGGCGGCCTGCAGCACGCCGAGGCCAGAGGCGCCGGCTGCCGCGTAGATCACATCGGCGCCTTGGTCCATCTGGTTCTTGGTGAGTTCGCCGGCCTTGACCGGGTCGTTCCAGGCAGCACCCGTGGTGCCGACCATGTTCTGGATAACCTTGACGTTCTCATCGGCCGCATGGGCGCCCTGGGCGTAACCGCAGCCGAATTTGTGGATCAGCGGGATATCCATGCCGCCGACAAAGCCGACCGTGCCAGTTTCGGATTTCATCGCGCCCAGAAGGCCGACGAGATAGGAGCCTTCTTCTTCCTTGAAGACGATGGACTGGACATTCGGGGCTTCGACGACGTCATCGACGATGTAGAACTGGGTATCGGGAAACTGCGGGGCGATTTTTTCGACGGCCGATTTCCAGGCGAACGACAGAGCGACGATCGGGTTGAAGCCCATCGATGCGAAGTTCAGGATCGCCTGTTCGCCCTGGGCATCGCCGGTGGGTTCGAAATCGCGGTATTCGACACCGGTCTCGGTCTTGAATTTTTCCGCGCCGTTATAGCCGGATTCATTGAAGGACTTGTCGAACTTGCCGCCGGTGCCGTAGACCAGCGCCGGCTTGAAGTCTGCGGCGAGCGCGGTGGTCGACATTGCGGCTACAGCCATAAGGCTCAAAATGGTCTTTTTCATATCGCAGCTCTGTTCCCTGTGCGTGAAACCCTGAGATCCCGGTCCTTGTCCGGGAAGGTTGCCGGCGCGCAATGGCCGGCCCTGCGCTCATGGTTGCACGGCTCAAACAAAATTTCACCACAAAATTTGCCCGAAGGGTAAAAAACGGGCGGTGCTCATCCATGCGGCAGGGCAAACGAAAAGGGAGCGCGAGCGCTCCCTTCCGGCAATGTCGATGTCACCTCTCGCGAGCGATCAGCCGACCGGGCAGGAAACGCCGGTGCCCCTGAGGCCGCAATAGCCTGCCGGGTTCTTCGCCAGGTATTGCTGGTGGTAGTCTTCGGCCGGATAGAATGCGCCGGCCTTTGCGATTTCCGTGGTGATCGCATCGCCGCGGCCGTTCTCCTTCAGGGCGGACTGGAAACGGTCGCGCACGCTTTCGGCAAGCTTCAGGTCGTCCTCGTCCTCGAGGTAGATCGCGGAGCGATAGGTGGTGCCGATATCATTGCCCTGGCGCATCCCCTGGGTCGGGTCATGGGCCTCGAAGAAGATCGCGAGCAATTGCTCGAGGCTTACCTGGCGCGGATCGTAGACCACCCGCACCACTTCGGCATGGCCGGTCAGCCCGGTGCAGGTTTCCTCATAAGTCGGGTTGGGGGTGATCCCGCCGGAATAGCCGGCAACGGTCACATGGACGCCGGGCGTCTGCCACAGAAGCCGCTCCGCGCCCCAGAAGCAGCCCATGCCGAGCATCACTTCCTTGAGATGACCGGGATAGGGCGGAGCGAGCGGCCTTCCATTGACGAAGTGCTCGCGGGCCGTCGCAATCGGCTCGGCGCGACCGGGAAGCGCCGTCCCGGCCGTCGGCAGCGTGGTCTTTTCCTTTTTGAGGGTCGAGAGAAACATCTGATTCTCCTTTGAACGAGTGCGCCGGTTCCGCTTTTCCTCCGTCGCGGAACGACGGCGACAGATGCATATTAGATAAGCATCGAAACGATCCGGCACAAGTTCCGGTTCCGCAGCGGGCTTGCTGGGCGCGGACATTCGTCCGCCGGTTGGGATCATTTCAAGAAACTGACAAATTCGGGTTGATCATCACGCCTTCATCGGTATATATCGCGCCGTTCCCGCCGCTCGGTTCCTCCGATGACGGCGTTAGACGGACAGGTGGCCGAGTGGTTGAAGGCGCACGCCTGGAAAGTGTGTATACGGGAAACCGTATCGAGGGTTCGAATCCCTCTCTGTCCGCCATTCAATCTGCCCAGCTAGTTTATTTTTTATATTTATATCAATAACTTAAACCTTTAAATCTCCGACTTCCTTTTGACGTTCTTCGGTTTCGCTACACAATATGCTACACATATCGCTCCATATTTTCTGATGGGAGCATGCGATGCCGCTTATGTTGAGAGGATCGATATTCTATATCCGGCGACGGGTCCCGAAGCGGTTTGCGCCGGTCGAAACACGGAGCTAGGTCTGGCTCAGCCTGCACACCGATTCCGAGATGCAGGCAAAGTTCAAGGAACCTCTCATCTGGGCCGAGCAGATCGAGGCCTGGGAAGCTCGGCTTGCTGGTGATAGCGATGATGCGGAAGCGCGGTTTCAGGCAGCGGCCGAATTGGCCCAGCGGCGTGGTTACCGCTATCTGACGGTCGAGAAAGTTGCCCAACTCCCCAGAACTGAGCTTCTGGAACGGATTGAAACCACCGCAGAGGAACGGCACGCGCCACGGGAGACAGCTGCATTGCTGGGCGGCGTTACCGAGCCGCTCATCACGGTCGAGCGTGCCCTTGAGCTTTACTGGTCGCTGGCAAAGGACAGAGCAGTCGGCAAAAGTGAAGATCAATTGCACCGCTGGCGCAACCCGCGGATCAAGGCCATCAGGAACTTCATCGGCGTTTGTGGAAATCTTCCCATCAACG from Martelella sp. NC20 includes these protein-coding regions:
- a CDS encoding ABC transporter ATP-binding protein; this encodes MSPAIELIGIDKSFGPVRANKDINLTVEKGTIHGIIGENGAGKSTLMSILYGFYQADQGEIRVNGEKLVITDTDVAIDAGIGMVHQHFMLVEDFTVLENLMLGAEGGPLLAKGAGNARKELKRLESEYGLEVDPDAVIEELPVGLQQRVEILKAMFRGAEILILDEPTGVLTPSEADHLFRILGMLRDQGKTVILITHKLREIMAITDKVSVMRRGEMVATRNTAETTVEELAELMVGRRVLLRVEKGAANPGEVALSVRNLTVHDGRGVPMVKNVSFDVRKGEIVGIAGVAGNGQSELLEALSGIRKPHSGEIWIDGRKIDHADPARFRHEGVAHIPEDRHHMGLILPFEERENSILGYHHLEKYGRAGVLDRQAILDDAREKIEKYDIRPPNPLLKTANFSGGNQQKIVVAREIERDPEILLVGQPTRGVDIGAIEFIHSRIIDMRDSGKAVLLVSVELDEIRALADRILVMFVGEIVGETTPTADEQKLGLMMAGIAS
- a CDS encoding BMP family lipoprotein, translated to MKKTILSLMAVAAMSTTALAADFKPALVYGTGGKFDKSFNESGYNGAEKFKTETGVEYRDFEPTGDAQGEQAILNFASMGFNPIVALSFAWKSAVEKIAPQFPDTQFYIVDDVVEAPNVQSIVFKEEEGSYLVGLLGAMKSETGTVGFVGGMDIPLIHKFGCGYAQGAHAADENVKVIQNMVGTTGAAWNDPVKAGELTKNQMDQGADVIYAAAGASGLGVLQAAADAEKYSIGVDSNQNYVHPGSVLTSMVKRVDNAVYEAFKGTQDGTFEPGVNSLGVAENGVGWAYDDDNKPLITDEMMAAVEKAKEGIISGEIEVHDYAVDNTCPN
- the msrA gene encoding peptide-methionine (S)-S-oxide reductase MsrA, which gives rise to MFLSTLKKEKTTLPTAGTALPGRAEPIATAREHFVNGRPLAPPYPGHLKEVMLGMGCFWGAERLLWQTPGVHVTVAGYSGGITPNPTYEETCTGLTGHAEVVRVVYDPRQVSLEQLLAIFFEAHDPTQGMRQGNDIGTTYRSAIYLEDEDDLKLAESVRDRFQSALKENGRGDAITTEIAKAGAFYPAEDYHQQYLAKNPAGYCGLRGTGVSCPVG